The DNA region GAAACCCACCGGGTCGTAGTACTTCACGCGGTGGCTGTGCTCGTGGCGTTCCACGATGGGCAGGCCGGCTTTGTACAGCCCGCGGAAGATGGTGGTGCTCACCTGGCAGATGCCGCCGCCGTCCTCTTTTGCCAGGGTGCCGCCGCTGATCACGAAGCCCTTGACGAAGCCGGTGCTGGCGTCGATCTGCCCGATCTCCTCGTTGAAGTCGAAGACGTGCCCAGGCGCGATGAAGAAGTTGTCCAGCTTGCTCGCGCCGACCAGGATGTTCTTCTCGCGGAACGCGGGGCTGCCGGCGTAGCTGCTGCTGCCGGTGGCGACGTGCCACAGCACGCCCCGCTGAGCGAGCAGCTGAACGCTCCGCTGCGGCTTGTTCAGCTTGTACGCGACCTGCGCGGTACCCTTACCACTCTTGATGGCCTTCAGGAGGTTGGCCTTGGTGCCGTCCCGGTCGAAGGTCCAGCCGTTCTGGTCGGTGGCGATCCAGCTGCCCTTCACGTTGCGGAAGGTGGCGGGCAGGGGCTTGCGGGCGTTGACCTGCCGCTCGATCTGGTTCAGCAGCGGCGTGAGGTTACTGGTGACCTTCCCGTACTTCTTCGTGCGGGCGACGTGCTGAGCGGGCACCGTCCAGGTTTTCGTGATGGGGTGCGTGGTGACCTCGCCCTTCTGGATCTTCTGCTCGCTGGCCTTCAGAACCAGCTGGAAGGCCGGGGCGGCCTGCGCGGAGGCCAGCAGGGCCAGCGTCAGGGCGGAAACCAGGGGCGGCAGGAAACGCTTCACGCCCCCAGGCTAGGCACGCGCGTCTGACGCCCGGTGAGGGGGCCCTGATGCTCACTTCAGCGCGGCTTGCGGAAGGGTTGCGCGTTCTTGCGGGGACGTTAATGCTCCAGGGGAGCGGCCAGCCGCGCCGCGCAGCCCGCCCGGACCGTCTCACTGACTGCCTGCGCCTCGGTTTCCAGGGTGCTCAGGGCAGCGTCCCACTCCGTCCGGTCCGGGGCGGGCACGGGCCGCAGGTTGATGCGCACGGTCAGGGCGGCGGCGTCCAGCGCGCCGCGCAGCAGGAACACCCCCGCGCCCACGTCGCTGACCACCTCGGCGTGCACGGCCTCCAGTACGGCCGCGCCTCGCCTCATCGCGTCCAGGCAGGCACGCGCCAGGGCCAGCGGCGTGTCCCGGGCCGCCTGCGCCGCCTCGTCCAGCGCCGCGGCCCGCTTCTCCTCCGGCTGGCGGGTGGCGTCCACGAAGGCCCGGAACACCCGCACGTCCTCGTCCGTGAGCGTCTGCATGCGGGCCTGCACGTCCTCCAGCGCCGCGATTTGCGGGCCGAGGTCAGCGGCGCGGTCCGGGGTTTTCTGCACGGTGATGCGCAGCGCCATCAGGATCAGGCCCGCGCCGAACGCCGCGCCGATCCCGGCGGTGCTTCCGCCGCCCGGCGTGGGCCGCGCCCCCGACGCGGCCCGCAGCACGTCCCCCAGCACGCCCTCCCAGACGGACTTCATGGAATCAGCGCCTCCAGCGCCGCCAGCCGTTCCCGCAGCGTGGCCGGGTCCGGGGCGACCACGTTCACGTGTCCCACCTTCCGCCCGGGCCGGCGCGCCTTGTGGTAGCGGTGCACGCGCGTGCCCGGCAGCGCGTCGATGCCCGCCCAGTCGGGGGTCGCGTCCGGGTCGGCGGCGCCCACGTCGTTCACCATCGCGCAGGGGTGCAGGGGCCGCCAGTCGGCCAGCGGCAGGCCCAGCACCGCCCGCACCTGCGCCTCGAACTGGCTGACCCCGCCGCCGTCCTGCGTGAGGTGCCCGCTGTTGTGCACCCGCGGCGCCACCTCATTGACCACCAGTTCCCCATCCGGCAGCACGAAGAATTCCAGGGTGATCAGGCCCTCCAGCGCCCAGGCGTCCGCCACCGCCCGGGCGAGGTCGCGGGCCCGCGCCTCGGTGCCGTCGGGCACGTTCGCCGGGAACACGCTGGTGCGCAGGATGCCGTTCCGGTGCACGTTCTCCACCAGCGGCCCGAACGCCACCTGCCCGTCCGGGGTGCGGGCCACCGCCAGCGACACCTCCCGATCGAACGGCACCAGGCCCTCCAGCACGCACGGCACGCGGCCCACCCCGTCCCAGGCGGCCTGGAGGGCGTCGTCGCTGGTCACGCGTGCCTGGCCCTTGCCGTCGTACCCCAGTTCACTGGTTTTGAGCAGGCCCTGCCCGCCCACGCGCGCCAGCGCCCCGCTCAGGTCCGCCCCGCTTTCCAGCACCACGAAGGGCGCGGTCTGCACGCCCGCGGCGCGCAGGGCTTCCTTCTCCCGGGCGCGGTGCTTGCTGCGCGCCAGCACGCCCGCCCCCGGCCGGACCGGCACGCGGCCCCGCAGGGCGTCCAGCGCCTCCACCGGCACGTTCTCGAACTCCAGCGTCACCGCGTCGCACGCGGCCAGGGCGTCCAGCCCGGCCGGGTCGGTGTACGGGGCGGGCAGGTGCTTGGCGCACAGCCGCGCCGGGGCCTGCGCGTCCGGTTCCAGCACGGTCACCCGCACGCCCAGCGGCAGGGCGGCCAGGGCCAGCATCTGCGCCAGCTGCCCGCCGCCCAGGATGCCCAGCGTGGGCGCCGTCTCCGCCCGGCCGGTCATTCCGTCCCCGCCTGCGGGTGCCCGTCGAAGTGCGGATCGTCCAGCACCGCCTGCGTCTGCCGCGCCCGGTAGGCGTCCAGGCGCTCCCGCACCGCGCCGTCCGTGGTCGCCAGCATCGCCGCGGCGAACAGCGCGGCGTTCCTCGCGCCGGCCGCCCCGATCGCGAAGGTCGCCACCGGCACCCCGGCCGGCATCTGCACGATGCTGTGCAGGCTGTCCACGCCGCTCAGCGCCCGGGACTGCACCGGCACGCCCAGCACCGGCACCCGCGTGAACGCCGCCAGCATGCCCGGCAGGTGCGCCGCGCCGCCTGCCCCCGCGATGATGCAGCTCAGGTTCAGCCGCTCCGCGCGGGCCGCGTACGTGGGCAGCAGGTGCGGCGTGCGGTGCGCCGACAGGACCCGCACCTCGTACGCCACGCCCAGGTCCGCCAGGACCTCCAGGGCCCCCTGCATCGTCTCGAAATCGCTCCGGGAGCCCATCACCACGCCCACCTGCGGCCCCTGCCCACTCGGCTGACTCATCACGGCCCTCAGTGTACGGGCCGGAATTCTCCCGTCTGCAGGCGCGGGACACACAGGCTCGCGTTCACCTGCGCCGCCAGCGCCACGTCCGCCCCGAAGCCCCGCTGACGCAGTTCCCGCCCGGAACTGCACCCGCCCACCACCTCCGGCAGACGCCCCTGCGCGTCCCGGAAGGCCTCCGCGGCCGCGTGCGCCTCCGGCGACCCCGGGGCGCCCAGCGCCGCGATGACCGCGCCTGCCCCCAGCCAGTCCTCCAGCGCGGGCCGCAGCGTGCCGTCCGGCCAGCGCTCCCCGGCCGGCACGACCAGCACGCGCCCGCCGTGCCCCCACCCATGGTGCCCCCGCAGGTGCGCCGCCAC from Deinococcus ficus includes:
- a CDS encoding VanW family protein; amino-acid sequence: MKRFLPPLVSALTLALLASAQAAPAFQLVLKASEQKIQKGEVTTHPITKTWTVPAQHVARTKKYGKVTSNLTPLLNQIERQVNARKPLPATFRNVKGSWIATDQNGWTFDRDGTKANLLKAIKSGKGTAQVAYKLNKPQRSVQLLAQRGVLWHVATGSSSYAGSPAFREKNILVGASKLDNFFIAPGHVFDFNEEIGQIDASTGFVKGFVISGGTLAKEDGGGICQVSTTIFRGLYKAGLPIVERHEHSHRVKYYDPVGFEATVYAPAKNLRMKNDTGKHLFIQAGWDRSAQTLRFDVFGANTGRTVNISKPVITNFKAAKKPSYTADQSVRPGARRLLDTPMQGMTSVLTRTIKQGGKVISKDTLKSVYEPWGAVYGVHPKDKRLK
- a CDS encoding cyclodeaminase/cyclohydrolase family protein, yielding MKSVWEGVLGDVLRAASGARPTPGGGSTAGIGAAFGAGLILMALRITVQKTPDRAADLGPQIAALEDVQARMQTLTDEDVRVFRAFVDATRQPEEKRAAALDEAAQAARDTPLALARACLDAMRRGAAVLEAVHAEVVSDVGAGVFLLRGALDAAALTVRINLRPVPAPDRTEWDAALSTLETEAQAVSETVRAGCAARLAAPLEH
- the purK gene encoding 5-(carboxyamino)imidazole ribonucleotide synthase, with product MTGRAETAPTLGILGGGQLAQMLALAALPLGVRVTVLEPDAQAPARLCAKHLPAPYTDPAGLDALAACDAVTLEFENVPVEALDALRGRVPVRPGAGVLARSKHRAREKEALRAAGVQTAPFVVLESGADLSGALARVGGQGLLKTSELGYDGKGQARVTSDDALQAAWDGVGRVPCVLEGLVPFDREVSLAVARTPDGQVAFGPLVENVHRNGILRTSVFPANVPDGTEARARDLARAVADAWALEGLITLEFFVLPDGELVVNEVAPRVHNSGHLTQDGGGVSQFEAQVRAVLGLPLADWRPLHPCAMVNDVGAADPDATPDWAGIDALPGTRVHRYHKARRPGRKVGHVNVVAPDPATLRERLAALEALIP
- the purE gene encoding 5-(carboxyamino)imidazole ribonucleotide mutase; the protein is MSQPSGQGPQVGVVMGSRSDFETMQGALEVLADLGVAYEVRVLSAHRTPHLLPTYAARAERLNLSCIIAGAGGAAHLPGMLAAFTRVPVLGVPVQSRALSGVDSLHSIVQMPAGVPVATFAIGAAGARNAALFAAAMLATTDGAVRERLDAYRARQTQAVLDDPHFDGHPQAGTE